The following coding sequences lie in one Seriola aureovittata isolate HTS-2021-v1 ecotype China chromosome 5, ASM2101889v1, whole genome shotgun sequence genomic window:
- the gkap1 gene encoding G kinase-anchoring protein 1 isoform X3: protein MASSAMITVPTTASRFALLQIDSDSDSDTSEPGKTTTKSGRDSSGKPRQGKAGAAGGKAAQGNDKKKDKKKKKKEQQQSEANELRNLAFKKIPQKSCAPPPCMTLSGIASELLTPASGDHSIPSEGWQQWKQRDEQITTELYEADLEKALILSKLEYEQHKQQINTNTTSPKSRGGKEGGGKKDKKKNQQAKDKKTVSLQDFQAEGSVEHSSKKQEKEDARAANLALGIGQEERFFNKLEDDVSRIIQQEKRREQYANSQGQEVNTSTEHEPDPRAEQLKYELEKKDQEIDKLKKTISQWEVKYKEVKARNSQLLKMLQQGEMKDKAEILLQVEELLHIKEELSSQVTLLHAALEQERSKVKGLQSEQPKHQGNKKGKKGSETDL, encoded by the exons ATGGCATCATCTGCAATGATCACCGTCCCCACCACCGCCTCCCGCTTCGCCTTGCTTCAGATAGACTCGGATTCGGATTCCGACACCTCCGAACCGGGGAAGACCACCACTAAAAGCGGACGGGACTCCTCTGGGAAGCCCCGACAAGGAAAGGCAGGAGCAGCCGGGGGGAAAGCGGCTCAGGGAAACGACAAGAagaaagataagaaaaagaagaagaaggagcagcagcagagtgaggcTAATGAG TTACGTAATCTGGCCTTCAAGAAGATTCCTCAGAAGTCCTGTGCCCCACCTCCATGTATGACACTGTCAGGAATAGCCAGTGAACTTCTCACTCCTGCGTCAGGGGACCACAGTATACCTTCAGAGGGGTGGCAGCAGTGGAAGCAGAGGGATGAGCAG ATAACCACTGAACTATATGAGGCAGACTTGGAGAAGGCCTTGATTCTAAGTAAACTGGAGTACGAACAACACAAACAG cagatcaacacaaacacaacctcGCCAAAGTCACGAGGAGGAAAAGAGGGCGGAGGGAAgaaggacaaaaagaagaatCAGCAggcaaaagacaaaaagacGGTTTCACTGCAGGACTTCCAGGCTGAAGGCAGTGTAG AACATTCAAGTaagaaacaagagaaagag GACGCCAGAGCAGCTAACCTGGCACTAGGAATCGGGCAGGAGGAgcgtttttttaataaactggaAGATGACGTCAGTCGGATTATCCAACAGGAGAAGAGACGTGAGCAGTACGCTAACAGCCAGGGGCAAGAAGTCAACACGTCCACAGAACATGAACCA GACCCTCGGGCAGAGCAACTGAAGTACGAACTGGAGAAGAAAGACCAGGAAATCGATAAGCTAAAGAAGACAATCTCACAGTGGGAG GTGAAATACAAAGAGGTGAAAGCAAGAAATTCCCAGCTGCTGAAAATGCTCCAACAGGGAGAGA TGAAAGATAAAGCAGAAATCCTTCTACAGGTAGAAGAGCTACTACATATAAAAGAAGAACTGTCATCACAG gtaacATTACTACATGCCGCCCTTGAACAAGAAAGATCTAAAGTCAAAGGTCTGCAGTCAGAACAGCCGAAACATCAG ggaaataaaaaagggaagaaaggcTCGGAGACGGATCTATGA
- the gkap1 gene encoding G kinase-anchoring protein 1 isoform X1, which produces MASSAMITVPTTASRFALLQIDSDSDSDTSEPGKTTTKSGRDSSGKPRQGKAGAAGGKAAQGNDKKKDKKKKKKEQQQSEANELRNLAFKKIPQKSCAPPPCMTLSGIASELLTPASGDHSIPSEGWQQWKQRDEQITTELYEADLEKALILSKLEYEQHKQQINTNTTSPKSRGGKEGGGKKDKKKNQQAKDKKTVSLQDFQAEGSVEHSSKKQEKEDARAANLALGIGQEERFFNKLEDDVSRIIQQEKRREQYANSQGQEVNTSTEHEPDPRAEQLKYELEKKDQEIDKLKKTISQWEVKYKEVKARNSQLLKMLQQGEMKDKAEILLQVEELLHIKEELSSQVTLLHAALEQERSKVKGLQSEQPKHQTAETEASRSVEVRKVTVEIKKGRKARRRIYEGFQRKRPI; this is translated from the exons ATGGCATCATCTGCAATGATCACCGTCCCCACCACCGCCTCCCGCTTCGCCTTGCTTCAGATAGACTCGGATTCGGATTCCGACACCTCCGAACCGGGGAAGACCACCACTAAAAGCGGACGGGACTCCTCTGGGAAGCCCCGACAAGGAAAGGCAGGAGCAGCCGGGGGGAAAGCGGCTCAGGGAAACGACAAGAagaaagataagaaaaagaagaagaaggagcagcagcagagtgaggcTAATGAG TTACGTAATCTGGCCTTCAAGAAGATTCCTCAGAAGTCCTGTGCCCCACCTCCATGTATGACACTGTCAGGAATAGCCAGTGAACTTCTCACTCCTGCGTCAGGGGACCACAGTATACCTTCAGAGGGGTGGCAGCAGTGGAAGCAGAGGGATGAGCAG ATAACCACTGAACTATATGAGGCAGACTTGGAGAAGGCCTTGATTCTAAGTAAACTGGAGTACGAACAACACAAACAG cagatcaacacaaacacaacctcGCCAAAGTCACGAGGAGGAAAAGAGGGCGGAGGGAAgaaggacaaaaagaagaatCAGCAggcaaaagacaaaaagacGGTTTCACTGCAGGACTTCCAGGCTGAAGGCAGTGTAG AACATTCAAGTaagaaacaagagaaagag GACGCCAGAGCAGCTAACCTGGCACTAGGAATCGGGCAGGAGGAgcgtttttttaataaactggaAGATGACGTCAGTCGGATTATCCAACAGGAGAAGAGACGTGAGCAGTACGCTAACAGCCAGGGGCAAGAAGTCAACACGTCCACAGAACATGAACCA GACCCTCGGGCAGAGCAACTGAAGTACGAACTGGAGAAGAAAGACCAGGAAATCGATAAGCTAAAGAAGACAATCTCACAGTGGGAG GTGAAATACAAAGAGGTGAAAGCAAGAAATTCCCAGCTGCTGAAAATGCTCCAACAGGGAGAGA TGAAAGATAAAGCAGAAATCCTTCTACAGGTAGAAGAGCTACTACATATAAAAGAAGAACTGTCATCACAG gtaacATTACTACATGCCGCCCTTGAACAAGAAAGATCTAAAGTCAAAGGTCTGCAGTCAGAACAGCCGAAACATCAG ACCGCAGAAACAGAAGCCAGTAGGTCAGTTGAAGTGAGAAAGGTTACAGT ggaaataaaaaagggaagaaaggcTCGGAGACGGATCTATGAAGGTTTCCAAAGGAAAAGACCTatatag
- the gkap1 gene encoding G kinase-anchoring protein 1 isoform X2 produces MASSAMITVPTTASRFALLQIDSDSDSDTSEPGKTTTKSGRDSSGKPRQGKAGAAGGKAAQGNDKKKDKKKKKKEQQQSEANELRNLAFKKIPQKSCAPPPCMTLSGIASELLTPASGDHSIPSEGWQQWKQRDEQITTELYEADLEKALILSKLEYEQHKQINTNTTSPKSRGGKEGGGKKDKKKNQQAKDKKTVSLQDFQAEGSVEHSSKKQEKEDARAANLALGIGQEERFFNKLEDDVSRIIQQEKRREQYANSQGQEVNTSTEHEPDPRAEQLKYELEKKDQEIDKLKKTISQWEVKYKEVKARNSQLLKMLQQGEMKDKAEILLQVEELLHIKEELSSQVTLLHAALEQERSKVKGLQSEQPKHQTAETEASRSVEVRKVTVEIKKGRKARRRIYEGFQRKRPI; encoded by the exons ATGGCATCATCTGCAATGATCACCGTCCCCACCACCGCCTCCCGCTTCGCCTTGCTTCAGATAGACTCGGATTCGGATTCCGACACCTCCGAACCGGGGAAGACCACCACTAAAAGCGGACGGGACTCCTCTGGGAAGCCCCGACAAGGAAAGGCAGGAGCAGCCGGGGGGAAAGCGGCTCAGGGAAACGACAAGAagaaagataagaaaaagaagaagaaggagcagcagcagagtgaggcTAATGAG TTACGTAATCTGGCCTTCAAGAAGATTCCTCAGAAGTCCTGTGCCCCACCTCCATGTATGACACTGTCAGGAATAGCCAGTGAACTTCTCACTCCTGCGTCAGGGGACCACAGTATACCTTCAGAGGGGTGGCAGCAGTGGAAGCAGAGGGATGAGCAG ATAACCACTGAACTATATGAGGCAGACTTGGAGAAGGCCTTGATTCTAAGTAAACTGGAGTACGAACAACACAAACAG atcaacacaaacacaacctcGCCAAAGTCACGAGGAGGAAAAGAGGGCGGAGGGAAgaaggacaaaaagaagaatCAGCAggcaaaagacaaaaagacGGTTTCACTGCAGGACTTCCAGGCTGAAGGCAGTGTAG AACATTCAAGTaagaaacaagagaaagag GACGCCAGAGCAGCTAACCTGGCACTAGGAATCGGGCAGGAGGAgcgtttttttaataaactggaAGATGACGTCAGTCGGATTATCCAACAGGAGAAGAGACGTGAGCAGTACGCTAACAGCCAGGGGCAAGAAGTCAACACGTCCACAGAACATGAACCA GACCCTCGGGCAGAGCAACTGAAGTACGAACTGGAGAAGAAAGACCAGGAAATCGATAAGCTAAAGAAGACAATCTCACAGTGGGAG GTGAAATACAAAGAGGTGAAAGCAAGAAATTCCCAGCTGCTGAAAATGCTCCAACAGGGAGAGA TGAAAGATAAAGCAGAAATCCTTCTACAGGTAGAAGAGCTACTACATATAAAAGAAGAACTGTCATCACAG gtaacATTACTACATGCCGCCCTTGAACAAGAAAGATCTAAAGTCAAAGGTCTGCAGTCAGAACAGCCGAAACATCAG ACCGCAGAAACAGAAGCCAGTAGGTCAGTTGAAGTGAGAAAGGTTACAGT ggaaataaaaaagggaagaaaggcTCGGAGACGGATCTATGAAGGTTTCCAAAGGAAAAGACCTatatag
- the gkap1 gene encoding G kinase-anchoring protein 1 isoform X4, giving the protein MASSAMITVPTTASRFALLQIDSDSDSDTSEPGKTTTKSGRDSSGKPRQGKAGAAGGKAAQGNDKKKDKKKKKKEQQQSEANELRNLAFKKIPQKSCAPPPCMTLSGIASELLTPASGDHSIPSEGWQQWKQRDEQITTELYEADLEKALILSKLEYEQHKQINTNTTSPKSRGGKEGGGKKDKKKNQQAKDKKTVSLQDFQAEGSVEHSSKKQEKEDARAANLALGIGQEERFFNKLEDDVSRIIQQEKRREQYANSQGQEVNTSTEHEPDPRAEQLKYELEKKDQEIDKLKKTISQWEVKYKEVKARNSQLLKMLQQGEMKDKAEILLQVEELLHIKEELSSQVTLLHAALEQERSKVKGLQSEQPKHQGNKKGKKGSETDL; this is encoded by the exons ATGGCATCATCTGCAATGATCACCGTCCCCACCACCGCCTCCCGCTTCGCCTTGCTTCAGATAGACTCGGATTCGGATTCCGACACCTCCGAACCGGGGAAGACCACCACTAAAAGCGGACGGGACTCCTCTGGGAAGCCCCGACAAGGAAAGGCAGGAGCAGCCGGGGGGAAAGCGGCTCAGGGAAACGACAAGAagaaagataagaaaaagaagaagaaggagcagcagcagagtgaggcTAATGAG TTACGTAATCTGGCCTTCAAGAAGATTCCTCAGAAGTCCTGTGCCCCACCTCCATGTATGACACTGTCAGGAATAGCCAGTGAACTTCTCACTCCTGCGTCAGGGGACCACAGTATACCTTCAGAGGGGTGGCAGCAGTGGAAGCAGAGGGATGAGCAG ATAACCACTGAACTATATGAGGCAGACTTGGAGAAGGCCTTGATTCTAAGTAAACTGGAGTACGAACAACACAAACAG atcaacacaaacacaacctcGCCAAAGTCACGAGGAGGAAAAGAGGGCGGAGGGAAgaaggacaaaaagaagaatCAGCAggcaaaagacaaaaagacGGTTTCACTGCAGGACTTCCAGGCTGAAGGCAGTGTAG AACATTCAAGTaagaaacaagagaaagag GACGCCAGAGCAGCTAACCTGGCACTAGGAATCGGGCAGGAGGAgcgtttttttaataaactggaAGATGACGTCAGTCGGATTATCCAACAGGAGAAGAGACGTGAGCAGTACGCTAACAGCCAGGGGCAAGAAGTCAACACGTCCACAGAACATGAACCA GACCCTCGGGCAGAGCAACTGAAGTACGAACTGGAGAAGAAAGACCAGGAAATCGATAAGCTAAAGAAGACAATCTCACAGTGGGAG GTGAAATACAAAGAGGTGAAAGCAAGAAATTCCCAGCTGCTGAAAATGCTCCAACAGGGAGAGA TGAAAGATAAAGCAGAAATCCTTCTACAGGTAGAAGAGCTACTACATATAAAAGAAGAACTGTCATCACAG gtaacATTACTACATGCCGCCCTTGAACAAGAAAGATCTAAAGTCAAAGGTCTGCAGTCAGAACAGCCGAAACATCAG ggaaataaaaaagggaagaaaggcTCGGAGACGGATCTATGA